The DNA sequence ATAGCTTCGGAAAGCATCTGGTAGGCGACTGGATGAGCGGGAACATTTACGAAATGTCATTGGCTTATTTGTCAGAACCTCAAGGAAACATTCGCCGGGTGAGACGTTCGCCGTTTGTATCGAACGAGCAGCAATACATTTTTCACAACTCGCTGCAAGTAGATACGGAAGTCGGACTGGGGCCAATTCCCCCGCTCCTCGATGGGCAAGGCAATCCTCGCGGACCTTCCATGATTCTCAGATGGAGCGATGATTCGGCCAAGACGTGGAGCAACTCTTATTCTCTCGATTGCGGGCAAGCGGGAGAATATCGCAAGCGAGTTATCTGGCGCAGGCTGGGAAGGTCACGAGAAAGGATTTATGAGGTTTCCGTGAGTGACCCGGTACCGTGGAGAATTGTGGATGCATATCTGGAAGCGACTGGCTATACGCTGCCATCGGAAAGGATTGCAAGCCAAGTGAGGAAAGTATCGTGAGCACTGGACCTGTTTCTCCATTGACTAGCGTGACAGTGGTGGTGGACAAATCTGGAAAGCCGACGCAGCAGTCGGGGCGGTGGTTTAATACCGTCGGGCAATATCTGAATTCATTGCTTGGGCCGTTGGGATTCGGAAATGGCGGCACCGTAACTATGCAGACAAAGGCAATTGGTACAGGTGGCGGCCCTACAAACCCGCAGCAGCCTGTAACGTATCGTCAAATTTCAGTGAATGGAGTGGTCTATTGGATACCGCTATTTCAGTAGGATTGCGAGTAATGAGAATCGTGATGGAAGAGTCGGGCGTTAAACAGCTTGGCGAAGCCACTACTTTCGAGGAATTGGGAATGGATTCTCTGGATTTTGTTTCCATGATTCAGGCCATAGAAAAGGAATTTGGGCCTATTCCTAAGTCGCATCTGATTGGCATCGAGAATGTCGGCAATCTGATTGATGTGGTGGAGGCTATGGAATGCTGACGTTTCAGACGGAAAAGTGGTCTGAGATTGTTTCCGAGATGCAGACTATGTTCGAAGCGCATTACAAGGAATTGGCCTTGGACCAGGACAGGATCGCTCTCGCTCCTAATACAGAAATGTATGAAGAGGCTGACCGGCGCGGACTTATGCATTTGGCTACGGTGCGGGAAGATGGAAAGCTGGTGGGATATTTCGTTTCTGCTGTGCTTCCGCATCTTCACTACAAGAATGCGGGTCCAATGAGTCAGACGGATGCTTATTTCGTTTTGCCGGAATATCGCAAGGGCGGATGCGGGGCAAAGTTTCTTATGTTCGTCGAAGAAAGTTTGAGAAATCGTGGCGTTACGAAGATGTATGTAAGCACCAAGCTGCATAGTGACCATTCGGTCTTGTTCGAGAAGTTGGGATTTCGTGCTACAGACACAGTTTTCACGAAAATGCTGAGGTAAAAAATGGGAATGGGAACGGCGGGAGGATTAGCAATTGGAGCGGGTTTGGGAGCGGCAGGCTCTTTGGGCGGAGCCGCCATTGAATCAAATGCTGCGGGAAATGCTGCTGGCGTGCAATCGAATGCCGCAAAGTTTGCGGCCATGCTTCAGGCGGAAGAAGCGCAGCAAGGGTTGCAATTGCAGGCTGGGCAGTACAATAATTCTCAGCAGGAGATTTCTCCCTATCTCCAAGGTGGAACCAGTGCGCTCGTCAACCTTGAAAATCTTCTTGGTGTTCTACCTTCATCTTCTGCTAATCAGAGTCTCTATTCTCCTCAGCCGTTGCAAGTGCCTTCTATAAATTATCCCGGAACGAACACGCCGATTAATGGCACGTCGATGGGAAGTCCATCGGCTACGCCGAATATGGGTGGAACACAAAGCATCGGAAACCGTTCACCCGGAATGCCCGTGCCCGCTTCGAGTGGAGGGGTTGG is a window from the Candidatus Micrarchaeota archaeon genome containing:
- a CDS encoding acyl carrier protein is translated as MDTAISVGLRVMRIVMEESGVKQLGEATTFEELGMDSLDFVSMIQAIEKEFGPIPKSHLIGIENVGNLIDVVEAMEC
- a CDS encoding GNAT family N-acetyltransferase yields the protein MLTFQTEKWSEIVSEMQTMFEAHYKELALDQDRIALAPNTEMYEEADRRGLMHLATVREDGKLVGYFVSAVLPHLHYKNAGPMSQTDAYFVLPEYRKGGCGAKFLMFVEESLRNRGVTKMYVSTKLHSDHSVLFEKLGFRATDTVFTKMLR